Proteins encoded by one window of Candidatus Sumerlaea chitinivorans:
- a CDS encoding Cell division inhibitor, giving the protein MKLFRFEAVQVIPAPIEKVWGFFSDPRNLKILTPPYMGFDILTPVSAQMEAGLIIEYTVRPLFGIPMQWVTEITHVAPLHFFVDEQRFGPYRFWHHRHEFEPIAGGVRMVDLVHYALPLPVLESTLHRWLVRPRIEEIFSFRRAKIIELFGPEP; this is encoded by the coding sequence GTGAAGCTCTTCCGTTTCGAGGCAGTGCAGGTGATACCGGCGCCGATAGAAAAGGTGTGGGGTTTCTTTTCAGATCCCCGTAACCTCAAGATTCTTACCCCACCCTACATGGGCTTCGACATCCTGACACCCGTCTCGGCGCAGATGGAGGCAGGACTCATCATCGAATACACCGTGCGACCTCTTTTCGGGATTCCGATGCAATGGGTGACCGAAATTACTCACGTTGCTCCCCTCCACTTTTTTGTGGATGAGCAGCGGTTTGGACCCTATCGCTTTTGGCATCATCGTCACGAATTTGAACCCATCGCCGGAGGCGTCCGGATGGTTGATCTTGTCCACTACGCGCTGCCGCTACCCGTGCTGGAGAGTACACTGCATCGCTGGCTTGTACGGCCGCGAATCGAGGAGATTTTTTCTTTTCGTCGGGCGAAGATTATCGAGCTATTTGGGCCAGAGCCTTAG
- a CDS encoding Translation elongation factor Tu yields MAKEKFERKKPHVNVGTIGHIDHGKTTLTAAITKVQAEKKLGQFVPFDQIDKAPEEKARGITIATAHVEYETEKRHYAHVDCPGHADYIKNMITGAAQMDGAILVVAATDGPMPQTREHILLARQVGVPYIVVYLNKCDMVDDPELLDLVELEVRELLSKYEFPGDTVPIIRGSALQALNGENTEYGVQSIEKLMNALDEYIPEPQREVDKPFLMPIEDVFSISGRGTVATGRIERGKIKVGDNVEIVGLQDEIKKSVVTGVEMFRKILDEGLAGDNVGLLLRGIERDEIERGMVVAAPGSITPHRKFKASAYILTKEEGGRHTPFFKGYRPQFYFRTTDVTGVVTLPEGVEMVMPGDNVSFEVELITPIAMEKELRFAIREGGRTVGAGVVTEIIE; encoded by the coding sequence ATGGCGAAGGAAAAATTCGAACGGAAAAAGCCCCACGTAAACGTTGGTACGATCGGTCACATTGACCACGGAAAGACCACGTTGACGGCCGCCATCACGAAAGTTCAGGCTGAGAAGAAACTCGGCCAGTTCGTTCCATTTGACCAAATTGACAAGGCTCCTGAAGAAAAGGCCCGCGGTATTACAATCGCGACCGCGCACGTGGAATACGAAACTGAAAAGCGCCATTATGCTCACGTGGACTGCCCGGGGCACGCGGACTACATCAAGAACATGATCACGGGTGCAGCCCAGATGGACGGCGCCATTCTTGTGGTGGCCGCGACGGATGGTCCGATGCCCCAGACGCGCGAGCACATCCTGTTGGCCCGTCAGGTCGGCGTGCCGTACATCGTCGTCTATCTGAACAAGTGTGACATGGTGGATGATCCTGAGCTTCTCGACCTCGTCGAGCTTGAGGTGCGTGAGCTCCTCTCGAAGTACGAATTCCCCGGTGACACGGTTCCGATCATTCGCGGCTCGGCGTTGCAGGCTCTCAACGGTGAAAACACCGAGTACGGTGTGCAGTCCATTGAGAAACTCATGAACGCTCTCGACGAATACATCCCCGAGCCTCAGCGCGAAGTCGACAAGCCGTTCCTGATGCCGATCGAAGACGTCTTCTCGATCTCCGGACGTGGTACAGTGGCGACTGGGCGTATCGAGCGTGGCAAAATTAAAGTTGGCGACAACGTCGAAATCGTTGGTCTTCAGGATGAGATCAAGAAGTCGGTCGTCACGGGCGTCGAGATGTTCCGCAAGATTCTCGATGAAGGTCTCGCCGGTGACAACGTCGGTCTCCTCCTGCGCGGCATTGAGCGTGATGAGATTGAGCGCGGCATGGTCGTTGCGGCTCCCGGATCCATCACACCTCACCGGAAATTCAAGGCCAGCGCGTACATCCTGACCAAAGAAGAAGGTGGGCGTCACACGCCGTTCTTCAAAGGCTATCGTCCACAGTTCTACTTCCGCACGACGGACGTGACCGGCGTCGTGACCCTGCCAGAGGGTGTCGAGATGGTGATGCCTGGCGATAACGTGAGCTTCGAAGTCGAGCTTATCACACCGATCGCCATGGAGAAAGAGCTGCGCTTCGCAATCCGCGAAGGTGGCCGTACCGTCGGTGCCGGCGTGGTCACAGAGATTATCGAGTAG
- a CDS encoding Hyaluronidase produces the protein MIRFLGEHGFDQYCYAPKDDPYHRRKWREPYPPADFAKLTELVRACQKYRVTFVFAISPGLDIEYGSAKEFDLLMEKLRRVHEVGVHAFALFFDDVPSSFPHASDLKRYASFAAAHADLANRMYAKLKEWDPKNSLIVCPTEYYHPDSTPYLRELGETLHAEIPIVWTGMGVTSQFITPEDLLRIRSSIKRKPFLWDNYPVNDYDAGHLYLGPIRGRTPVLSLNLSGYWANPMNEAEASKIPLLTIADFFKSPDSFDPEESWRRAILTVGGKRAYPYLRTLADLLANSFLSGDEGRLLATLAGDYLNAPTAENFASLNLYLDDLLKLDEQLARTLSNKSLYRDLKPSLKKLKRHASNLKLALAIDQLPTTAPEIDRLRSELRAGLEAVDTLDTSPEATKPTSATKEQWEALIFDEARLTKANAGDHMFARIQQALFSRDLRKRGVRAPVLITVPPAYRGHFAEYAFDENPETFYCSMTGWKTGETFAVDFEREYPASSQIEIVSMEVAGVGKAIRNATVEVSSNGVQWTTIGTIQDKEGQWVSTTAFRCLRIVATEDIRDRVVIREIRVRSPR, from the coding sequence ATGATCCGCTTTCTTGGCGAACATGGTTTTGACCAATACTGTTATGCGCCAAAGGATGATCCCTATCACCGGAGAAAGTGGCGTGAGCCGTATCCGCCGGCCGATTTCGCAAAGCTAACAGAGCTTGTGCGCGCGTGCCAAAAGTATCGCGTGACGTTCGTCTTTGCGATCAGTCCGGGTCTCGACATCGAGTATGGGAGTGCAAAAGAATTTGACCTGCTCATGGAGAAGCTACGCCGCGTTCATGAGGTTGGGGTCCACGCGTTTGCTCTGTTTTTCGACGATGTGCCATCGAGCTTTCCCCACGCGTCCGACCTGAAACGGTATGCAAGCTTTGCAGCAGCGCATGCGGACCTTGCCAATCGCATGTACGCTAAGTTGAAGGAATGGGATCCGAAAAACTCCCTCATTGTGTGCCCTACCGAATACTATCACCCTGACAGCACGCCCTACTTACGCGAGCTTGGAGAAACACTTCATGCAGAAATCCCAATCGTTTGGACTGGAATGGGAGTTACCTCTCAATTCATCACCCCGGAGGATTTGTTACGCATTCGATCGAGCATAAAACGGAAGCCGTTTCTGTGGGACAATTACCCGGTCAACGACTACGATGCCGGACATCTTTATCTCGGGCCCATCCGCGGCCGCACCCCCGTCTTGTCGCTAAATCTCAGTGGCTATTGGGCAAACCCCATGAATGAGGCGGAAGCGTCTAAAATCCCGTTGCTGACGATCGCAGATTTCTTCAAGTCCCCCGACTCGTTTGATCCGGAAGAAAGTTGGCGACGGGCCATTCTTACTGTGGGTGGGAAACGCGCATACCCCTACCTGCGGACACTCGCCGATTTGCTGGCGAACTCATTTTTAAGCGGAGACGAAGGGCGACTCCTTGCGACACTTGCAGGGGACTACCTTAACGCGCCTACCGCTGAGAACTTCGCCAGTCTGAATCTTTATTTGGACGATCTCTTGAAGCTTGATGAGCAGCTCGCGCGCACATTGAGCAACAAGAGCCTCTATCGCGACCTCAAGCCAAGCCTTAAGAAGCTCAAACGACATGCTTCCAACCTCAAACTTGCTCTCGCCATCGATCAGCTCCCCACCACTGCGCCGGAAATTGACCGTCTGCGCAGTGAACTGCGTGCGGGTCTCGAAGCAGTGGACACTCTCGACACTTCCCCCGAAGCTACCAAGCCAACTTCAGCCACCAAGGAACAATGGGAGGCACTGATCTTCGATGAGGCACGACTTACCAAAGCCAATGCCGGTGATCACATGTTCGCTCGAATTCAACAAGCGCTTTTCAGCCGCGATCTGCGGAAACGTGGCGTGCGAGCACCTGTCCTTATCACTGTGCCTCCTGCATATCGTGGTCACTTTGCTGAATACGCATTCGATGAAAATCCAGAAACTTTTTACTGCTCGATGACCGGGTGGAAAACCGGCGAGACCTTCGCAGTCGATTTCGAAAGAGAATATCCCGCAAGTTCGCAGATCGAGATCGTGAGCATGGAAGTGGCAGGTGTGGGCAAGGCCATCAGAAACGCGACGGTGGAAGTCTCCTCGAATGGCGTACAATGGACGACAATTGGCACAATCCAAGACAAGGAGGGGCAGTGGGTCTCCACAACCGCATTCCGTTGCCTCCGCATTGTTGCCACGGAGGATATTCGCGATCGAGTTGTGATTCGTGAAATTCGAGTCCGCTCGCCGAGGTAG
- a CDS encoding SSU ribosomal protein S10p (S20e) yields the protein MAGQRIRIYLNAFDHRLLDASVQEVVDTAKRTGAKVAGPIPLPTRIRKYTVNRSPHVDKKSREQFEMRKHKRVVDIIDPNQKTLDALTELDLPAGLHVEIKIV from the coding sequence ATGGCTGGACAACGAATCAGAATCTATCTCAATGCGTTTGACCACCGCCTGCTTGACGCAAGCGTGCAGGAAGTCGTGGATACGGCAAAGCGAACAGGCGCTAAGGTGGCTGGGCCAATCCCGCTGCCAACGCGCATTCGCAAGTACACAGTGAACCGGTCCCCTCACGTGGACAAGAAAAGCCGCGAGCAGTTTGAAATGCGCAAACATAAGCGCGTGGTGGATATCATCGATCCGAACCAGAAAACGCTCGACGCGCTTACGGAGCTGGATCTGCCGGCGGGCCTGCACGTTGAGATCAAAATTGTGTAA
- a CDS encoding LSU ribosomal protein L3p (L3e) has protein sequence MSQIFDKDGKLVPVTFIEAGPCFVLQKKTKETDGYNAIQLGFGIKKEKNTTKPLLGHFKKAGVPPLQFVREFRLEDNGQVESLPDVGQTLDLGIFKEGEHVDVIGISKGRGFASPIKRWHTRRGPETHGSMYHRRPGSQGASSFPSRTWKNKHAAGHMGNARCTALNLMIVRTDKDRNLILVKGSVPGHNNNFVIIRKTVRAKKAERMIRLRETAAQRLAEIAARQLNPLKASKKQAGGKK, from the coding sequence ATGTCACAGATTTTCGACAAGGACGGCAAACTCGTCCCTGTGACATTTATTGAGGCCGGGCCGTGCTTCGTTCTTCAGAAGAAGACCAAGGAGACGGACGGCTACAATGCCATCCAGCTTGGATTCGGCATCAAAAAAGAAAAGAACACCACGAAGCCCCTACTTGGGCACTTCAAAAAAGCAGGGGTCCCACCGCTGCAATTTGTGCGCGAGTTCCGCCTCGAGGACAATGGTCAGGTAGAATCACTACCCGACGTAGGGCAGACGCTTGACCTTGGGATCTTCAAAGAAGGCGAGCATGTGGATGTCATTGGCATCTCCAAGGGGCGTGGCTTCGCATCCCCGATCAAACGGTGGCATACGCGCCGGGGCCCGGAGACTCACGGCTCGATGTATCACCGCCGACCGGGGTCGCAAGGTGCTTCGAGCTTCCCCTCGCGCACGTGGAAGAATAAGCATGCAGCAGGGCACATGGGCAACGCCCGATGCACGGCCCTCAACCTAATGATCGTGCGTACGGATAAGGATCGCAACCTGATTCTGGTGAAGGGCAGTGTTCCCGGCCACAACAATAATTTCGTCATCATCCGGAAAACAGTTCGAGCCAAGAAAGCTGAGCGTATGATTCGCCTGCGCGAGACCGCAGCGCAACGTTTGGCTGAAATCGCAGCGAGACAGCTCAACCCGCTTAAGGCTTCGAAGAAGCAGGCTGGAGGTAAGAAGTGA
- a CDS encoding Oligo alginate lyase has product MRMENSFCLNQDARSNAHRCASCPVQSEVTRIMRILGLPLFLVMASIVGGGGHPNTGVDLEPPRDGLGYLPRDGATVSVNPPPLLWVPVPGVKGYDVEIHMVGVGTSETTPTQMAKGDVRTPDPVRAVTSHSPYCLHILDQPLPPGRFAWRYRVRWTDDGTSVSVWSRERRFEVPTTATIFPRPARETVRARIPSNHPRMFLRPEDLSRLRASRTRFPHAWAKMLEQADKVLTAPLMEEPRPWTGGKWNAEEWLKYYGQIVEAARCTETLAFAYLLTGSRQYGEAAKRWLIQFASWDPHGTTSLKVNDEQTMHIMFSGARAYSWIYDLLTDEERGRVRRMLAERAADAYRHLHEGPTPFEQCPYDSHNGRLWHFLGETALALYGEVPEAEKWLDYALTIFWGWYPIWGDEDGGWAEGLHYYTSYNEYALTWLQHARAVLQLPVERKPFYAHAADFPLYVGPPGAVMSGFGDFSEAPPSAGRGRVAAGFAALLRNPTWQWLAEGVGESKRFSPLDFLNAIAEKPKSAAPSAFPRLRVFRGAGWAVYNGEISSPQANLQLMMRASPMGNISHSHCDQNAIVLGAFGSPLLVNTGMRDYYGSPFCKEWYWHTRSHNSVLIDGEGQERGAHTTAQLVAWGEEGNFAWVTADATKAYGARVRNYRRYVSVHRENEDRYYLLVLDDIATTAKHVQVLYHARVPILLEPSTHSFALETTTAKLHAKVFADSNLEFSVSDRYSVPFQPVDARKTMPPPEWHLSVDVPAQPNTARVRVLTAMVIQRKGTASAPEVQWQTELGKENVQVTWSRTGNGQKLQQQVVFHTTNGFIECK; this is encoded by the coding sequence GTGCGTATGGAAAACTCATTTTGTTTGAATCAGGATGCTCGTTCAAATGCACACCGGTGTGCCTCCTGTCCGGTACAGTCTGAGGTCACGCGCATCATGCGAATCCTCGGCTTGCCTTTATTTCTTGTCATGGCGAGTATCGTCGGGGGCGGGGGGCATCCGAACACGGGGGTGGATCTGGAACCGCCAAGAGACGGTCTCGGCTACCTGCCGCGCGACGGGGCGACTGTATCCGTGAATCCTCCGCCATTGCTATGGGTCCCAGTCCCGGGCGTAAAAGGTTACGATGTTGAAATCCATATGGTGGGAGTCGGGACAAGTGAAACTACTCCTACCCAAATGGCAAAGGGCGACGTTCGCACGCCGGATCCGGTTCGCGCGGTCACCTCGCACTCGCCATATTGCCTGCATATCTTGGATCAGCCGTTGCCTCCGGGGCGCTTTGCGTGGCGATATCGCGTGCGTTGGACCGACGACGGCACCAGCGTGAGCGTATGGAGTCGCGAGCGAAGATTCGAGGTTCCTACGACCGCAACCATTTTTCCTCGGCCAGCTCGAGAGACTGTTCGGGCGCGGATACCCAGTAATCACCCACGGATGTTTCTGCGGCCGGAAGATCTGTCGAGGCTTCGCGCAAGCCGCACGCGTTTTCCTCACGCGTGGGCGAAAATGTTGGAGCAAGCGGATAAGGTTCTCACTGCGCCTCTCATGGAAGAACCTCGTCCGTGGACCGGAGGCAAATGGAACGCGGAGGAGTGGCTCAAGTATTACGGCCAAATTGTGGAGGCTGCGCGGTGCACCGAAACGCTTGCTTTTGCTTATCTGCTCACTGGCAGCAGACAGTACGGCGAGGCCGCAAAGCGTTGGTTGATCCAGTTCGCTTCTTGGGATCCCCACGGCACAACCAGTCTTAAAGTGAATGATGAACAGACGATGCACATCATGTTCAGTGGGGCGCGAGCGTACAGCTGGATTTATGATCTTCTCACAGACGAGGAGCGGGGTCGCGTGCGCCGGATGCTTGCCGAGCGTGCCGCCGACGCCTATCGCCACTTGCACGAAGGTCCAACTCCTTTTGAGCAGTGCCCATACGACAGCCACAACGGGCGACTCTGGCACTTTCTCGGTGAGACTGCACTTGCTCTCTACGGCGAGGTCCCAGAGGCCGAGAAATGGTTGGATTACGCTCTTACAATCTTTTGGGGGTGGTATCCCATTTGGGGAGATGAAGATGGCGGGTGGGCCGAAGGACTCCACTACTACACTTCCTACAATGAGTACGCTCTTACGTGGCTCCAGCATGCCCGCGCCGTGCTACAACTTCCCGTGGAGCGCAAACCGTTCTACGCGCATGCCGCAGACTTTCCTCTCTACGTCGGTCCCCCCGGAGCCGTAATGTCGGGATTTGGTGATTTTTCAGAAGCGCCTCCCTCCGCAGGGCGTGGACGGGTAGCAGCCGGTTTTGCTGCGTTACTGAGGAACCCCACATGGCAATGGCTGGCGGAGGGAGTCGGTGAGAGCAAGCGATTCTCCCCCCTCGATTTTCTCAACGCGATTGCTGAGAAGCCCAAGAGTGCGGCTCCTTCCGCATTTCCGCGCCTGCGTGTCTTTCGTGGGGCAGGATGGGCCGTCTATAACGGAGAGATCAGTTCGCCCCAAGCAAACCTGCAACTCATGATGCGCGCGAGTCCTATGGGAAACATTAGCCATAGCCACTGTGATCAGAATGCCATCGTTTTGGGTGCATTTGGGTCGCCCCTTTTGGTCAATACAGGTATGCGCGATTACTATGGAAGCCCCTTCTGCAAAGAGTGGTACTGGCATACTCGTAGCCACAACAGCGTGCTCATAGACGGTGAAGGTCAAGAGCGTGGAGCTCACACAACTGCTCAGCTGGTAGCGTGGGGAGAAGAGGGCAACTTCGCGTGGGTGACCGCAGATGCGACGAAAGCCTATGGCGCTCGTGTTCGCAACTATCGTCGTTATGTGAGTGTTCATCGCGAAAACGAAGACCGCTACTACCTTTTGGTCTTAGATGACATTGCCACCACCGCGAAGCACGTTCAGGTGTTGTACCACGCGCGTGTGCCGATCCTCCTCGAGCCGTCCACCCATTCGTTTGCGCTGGAAACCACAACGGCAAAGCTTCACGCCAAAGTGTTCGCAGATTCGAACCTCGAGTTCAGTGTCTCCGATCGTTATTCCGTTCCCTTTCAACCAGTGGATGCGCGTAAAACGATGCCGCCCCCGGAGTGGCATCTTTCTGTCGACGTGCCAGCCCAGCCGAACACGGCCCGAGTTCGTGTTCTCACGGCGATGGTGATCCAGCGCAAGGGGACGGCGTCGGCCCCTGAAGTCCAATGGCAAACTGAGCTTGGAAAAGAAAATGTTCAAGTAACGTGGTCAAGGACTGGTAACGGCCAGAAATTGCAGCAGCAAGTGGTATTTCATACAACCAATGGCTTTATAGAGTGCAAATAG
- a CDS encoding purple acid phosphatase, protein MSIRHIVGILAGFCAVVSFAGTPPKLGKPIERPNAPMKEQTYGLLRTDPVARIVEPGVVEIQFETEHPTPPAVGYFGLNTLDEDLDFPRYRDSVREDGTTTELRTRHRIRYEFAKLVKRAPTTPIDARLTWRVEVYVPQKNASRFFQGRLNFARGSLADTVTVYAGPFVDQISASSALVSWETDRPSTGAIQVAGKVYHSDSETTVHSVRVSGLQPATEYEYRVVSGDTVLRPYRFRTAPTSGEFRFAAMIDCREGFGGGEINAYGVEARALNALLTHAYRAKVEFVLFGGDLSSGYVTKADELRRMLDSFRTVVQPVHARIPIYESMGNHESLLDIFELDGKRLSVDKASPSSTEDLFAQLFWNPENGPKDEGPGSPPYLRNVYFFDYAGARFIVLNNDYWYCSNPHRYGGCLDGYVLPQQMNWLRERVAEASRNATIHSIFYLIHKPPFPNGGHTADAMWYKGGDTNRDGKVDDSDIPIIECRNTLWEIVASTPKSVALITGDEHAYCRLLITDSTPVGPKRKLDGETAVFRHPVWQITAGGAGAPWYDRETHLPWSREVRAHSTQPHYALFEVKPANVNLTVVSQTGQVIDRVPLRSGGKVTAKR, encoded by the coding sequence ATGAGTATTCGTCACATTGTCGGCATTCTGGCCGGTTTTTGCGCAGTGGTTTCATTCGCCGGCACGCCTCCGAAACTGGGAAAGCCCATCGAGCGGCCCAATGCTCCTATGAAGGAGCAAACATACGGATTGCTCCGCACAGATCCCGTGGCGCGAATTGTGGAACCCGGAGTAGTTGAGATTCAGTTTGAGACGGAACACCCGACCCCGCCCGCAGTGGGGTATTTTGGCCTCAATACGCTTGATGAAGATCTCGATTTTCCCCGTTACCGCGATAGTGTTCGCGAAGATGGGACAACGACAGAATTGCGGACGCGCCACCGTATTCGCTATGAGTTTGCGAAACTCGTCAAGCGGGCGCCCACGACGCCGATTGACGCGCGGCTGACATGGCGTGTGGAGGTTTATGTTCCCCAGAAAAATGCATCACGTTTTTTTCAGGGGCGCCTCAACTTCGCTCGCGGATCTTTGGCAGATACAGTAACTGTGTACGCGGGACCGTTTGTGGACCAGATAAGCGCGAGCTCCGCCCTCGTTTCATGGGAAACGGATCGGCCGAGTACAGGCGCTATTCAAGTGGCTGGCAAAGTTTATCATTCTGATTCAGAAACGACCGTCCATTCGGTGCGTGTTTCTGGGCTACAGCCAGCGACCGAATACGAATATCGAGTGGTTTCTGGCGACACGGTGCTGCGTCCATACCGTTTCAGAACGGCTCCCACGAGTGGCGAGTTTCGGTTTGCCGCGATGATTGATTGCCGGGAAGGTTTTGGCGGCGGCGAGATCAATGCCTATGGTGTCGAAGCTCGTGCGCTCAATGCGTTGCTCACCCATGCATACCGGGCGAAAGTCGAGTTTGTGCTGTTTGGTGGAGATCTTTCCAGCGGTTACGTCACAAAAGCCGACGAACTTCGTCGCATGCTGGATAGCTTCCGAACCGTGGTCCAACCTGTTCATGCCCGAATTCCAATTTACGAAAGCATGGGAAACCACGAAAGCTTGCTCGACATTTTTGAATTGGACGGAAAACGCCTCAGCGTGGATAAGGCTTCTCCCTCAAGTACCGAAGATTTGTTTGCGCAGCTATTTTGGAATCCTGAGAATGGGCCGAAGGATGAGGGACCCGGATCTCCGCCTTATTTAAGAAACGTCTACTTCTTTGATTACGCTGGTGCGAGGTTCATCGTCCTAAACAATGATTACTGGTACTGCAGCAATCCACACCGCTACGGCGGCTGTCTGGATGGCTATGTCTTACCTCAGCAAATGAATTGGCTGCGTGAGCGTGTTGCGGAAGCAAGCCGGAATGCAACGATCCACTCGATCTTTTATCTCATCCACAAGCCCCCTTTCCCAAACGGCGGCCACACGGCCGACGCGATGTGGTATAAGGGCGGCGATACCAATCGCGATGGCAAGGTGGACGACTCGGACATTCCGATCATTGAATGCCGCAACACGCTGTGGGAAATCGTTGCTTCGACGCCTAAGAGTGTTGCTCTGATCACAGGGGACGAACACGCCTACTGCCGCCTGCTTATCACGGACTCGACCCCTGTGGGGCCCAAGCGCAAACTCGACGGTGAGACCGCGGTTTTTCGGCATCCAGTTTGGCAAATTACGGCGGGCGGCGCCGGAGCACCGTGGTACGATCGGGAAACGCATTTGCCATGGAGCCGTGAAGTGCGAGCGCATTCCACACAACCGCACTACGCGTTGTTTGAAGTGAAGCCTGCAAATGTGAACTTAACCGTCGTCTCTCAAACGGGCCAAGTCATCGATCGGGTGCCCTTGAGGAGCGGCGGCAAAGTGACAGCCAAGCGCTAA
- a CDS encoding Uroporphyrinogen-III methyltransferase produces MGAGPGDAGLLTLRGAECLARADVIVYDHLVNEALLCHASQNAERIYVGKRAGSHTMPQDEINKLLATHATQGKTVVRLKGGDPFLFGRGGEEALYLADHSVPFEVVPGVTSAIAVPAYAGIPVSQRGYNVSVHIITGHEAPEKSESDLDWKALARCEGTLVFLMGVANLDRIAKELIRHGRPSSTPCAVIRWGTLPEQTTVVAPLGEIAERVRAAQISPPAITVVGEVVRLREQLKWFERKPLFGVRVAVTRPPDQSRELIASLREAGADVLLTPTIEIHPRPLTEEVRKELELLHSYDWAVFTSANGVHIFFEYLGRMGQDARSLADLRIAAIGDKTAEALSQHGIHADVTPDRFVQEALASAIPVLSGDRVLIPRAAAARDALERDLTARGGKVRVLPLYDTRVCESGVTQLLRELREGRVHVVTFTSASTFESLAESAHDADLPQLLQNVLLASIGPITSAAITRKGCRVAIEASHHNAQGLAEAIIEFFTNERSRSALEETKEVSS; encoded by the coding sequence GTGGGGGCAGGGCCGGGGGACGCCGGACTGCTTACGCTGCGGGGGGCGGAGTGTCTCGCCCGTGCTGACGTCATCGTCTATGATCATCTGGTGAACGAAGCACTTCTCTGTCATGCATCCCAAAACGCTGAGCGCATCTACGTAGGGAAACGCGCCGGCAGCCACACGATGCCCCAAGATGAAATTAACAAACTCCTCGCGACGCACGCCACACAAGGCAAGACAGTGGTGCGCTTGAAAGGCGGCGACCCCTTCCTTTTCGGACGGGGAGGAGAAGAAGCTCTCTATTTAGCCGATCATTCCGTCCCATTTGAGGTCGTTCCGGGTGTGACTTCGGCGATCGCTGTTCCTGCGTATGCGGGGATTCCGGTCTCCCAACGCGGCTACAACGTGTCAGTACATATCATCACGGGCCACGAGGCGCCGGAAAAGTCCGAGTCAGATCTCGATTGGAAAGCATTAGCCCGATGCGAGGGGACATTGGTTTTTCTAATGGGAGTCGCGAATCTCGATCGAATTGCGAAGGAACTCATCCGCCATGGCCGTCCATCGTCTACCCCTTGCGCGGTGATCCGGTGGGGGACTTTGCCTGAGCAGACGACTGTCGTTGCGCCGTTGGGGGAGATTGCAGAGAGGGTGCGGGCTGCGCAGATTAGTCCACCCGCAATTACTGTTGTCGGAGAGGTCGTTCGATTGCGCGAGCAGCTGAAGTGGTTTGAGCGTAAGCCTCTCTTTGGGGTGCGCGTGGCAGTGACGCGCCCACCCGATCAAAGCCGTGAACTGATAGCTTCTCTTCGAGAAGCCGGAGCGGATGTGCTTCTTACGCCGACAATCGAAATTCATCCTCGACCGCTGACCGAGGAGGTGCGTAAGGAGCTCGAGCTGCTCCATTCCTATGACTGGGCAGTTTTTACGAGTGCGAACGGGGTCCACATCTTTTTTGAGTACCTTGGGCGAATGGGGCAAGATGCGCGATCGCTCGCCGACTTGCGGATTGCGGCGATCGGCGACAAGACGGCGGAAGCGTTGAGTCAGCACGGGATTCATGCGGATGTCACTCCTGATCGCTTTGTGCAAGAAGCTCTTGCCTCTGCGATTCCGGTCCTGTCCGGCGACCGTGTGCTCATTCCTCGCGCCGCTGCTGCACGCGATGCGCTGGAACGCGATCTTACCGCGCGAGGAGGAAAAGTCCGTGTCCTCCCCCTCTACGATACGAGGGTTTGTGAATCGGGAGTGACTCAACTATTGCGAGAACTCAGGGAAGGCCGTGTGCACGTCGTGACGTTCACCTCTGCTTCCACGTTCGAGAGTTTGGCAGAAAGCGCTCATGACGCCGACCTTCCACAACTCCTCCAAAACGTATTGCTCGCGAGCATAGGTCCAATCACATCGGCGGCAATCACCCGCAAAGGTTGCCGCGTTGCAATCGAGGCTTCCCACCACAACGCACAGGGGCTTGCCGAAGCGATCATTGAATTTTTCACAAATGAGCGGAGCCGCTCCGCGCTCGAAGAAACAAAGGAGGTTTCCTCATGA